A single window of Intrasporangium calvum DSM 43043 DNA harbors:
- a CDS encoding GuaB3 family IMP dehydrogenase-related protein: MTEIEIGRGKRGRRAYSFDDIAVVPSRRTRDPEEVSVSWQIDAYHFDIPVMAAPMDSVVSPVTAISLGKLGALPVLDLEGLWTRYEDPTAQLAEIASLDPILATPRMQEIYAEPIKPELITERLRQLREAGVTVAGALSPQRTQQHWKTVVDAGVDLFVIRGTTVSAEHVSGRAEPLNLKRFIYELDVPVIVGGAASYTAALHLMRTGAAGVLVGFGGGAAHTTRTALGIHAPMASAVADVAAARRDYLDESGGRYVHVIADGGVGTSGDIVKAVACGADAVMLGAALARATDAPGRGYHWGPEAHHSELPRGVRIELGAQSSIEEILFGPGRQADGTTNLVGALRRAMATTGYSDVKEFQRVEVVVSPYLGQ; the protein is encoded by the coding sequence GTGACTGAGATCGAGATCGGCCGAGGCAAGCGCGGGCGGCGTGCCTACTCCTTCGACGACATCGCCGTGGTGCCGTCCCGGCGCACCCGCGACCCCGAGGAGGTCTCGGTGTCGTGGCAGATCGACGCCTACCACTTCGACATCCCGGTCATGGCCGCGCCGATGGACTCGGTCGTCTCTCCTGTCACCGCCATCTCGCTCGGCAAGCTCGGCGCCCTGCCCGTGCTCGACCTCGAAGGGCTGTGGACGCGCTACGAGGACCCCACGGCGCAGCTCGCCGAGATCGCGAGCCTCGACCCGATCCTCGCCACCCCGCGAATGCAGGAGATCTACGCCGAGCCGATCAAGCCCGAGCTGATCACCGAGCGACTGCGCCAGCTGCGCGAGGCCGGGGTCACCGTGGCCGGCGCGCTGTCGCCGCAGCGCACCCAGCAGCACTGGAAGACGGTCGTCGACGCCGGGGTCGACCTCTTCGTCATCCGCGGCACGACCGTCTCCGCCGAGCACGTCTCCGGACGGGCCGAGCCGCTCAACCTCAAGCGGTTCATCTACGAGCTCGACGTCCCCGTCATCGTCGGTGGCGCCGCGTCGTACACCGCGGCGCTGCACCTGATGCGCACGGGTGCCGCCGGCGTCCTCGTCGGCTTCGGCGGGGGAGCGGCCCACACGACCCGGACGGCGCTCGGCATCCACGCGCCGATGGCCTCGGCCGTCGCCGACGTCGCGGCGGCGCGGCGCGACTACCTCGACGAGTCGGGCGGGCGCTACGTCCATGTCATCGCCGACGGTGGCGTCGGCACGTCGGGCGACATCGTCAAGGCGGTCGCGTGCGGCGCGGACGCCGTGATGTTGGGGGCCGCCCTGGCCCGTGCGACAGACGCGCCCGGCCGTGGCTACCACTGGGGCCCCGAGGCCCACCACTCCGAGCTCCCCCGCGGGGTGCGGATCGAGCTCGGCGCCCAGTCGTCCATCGAGGAGATCCTCTTCGGCCCGGGGCGGCAGGCCGACGGCACCACCAACCTCGTCGGGGCGCTGCGCCGGGCCATGGCCACGACGGGCTACAGCGACGTCAAGGAGTTCCAGCGGGTCGAGGTCGTCGTCTCGCCGTACCTCGGCCAGTAG
- a CDS encoding CDP-alcohol phosphatidyltransferase family protein, which yields MIPSGPAVGMVGVVSLLAALHEVVGLGPSGWVAGVGAGAVVALSLGGGLVARGDLGLGRANQVTLLRAVLVCAVTALVADAQALGAWSGPARTSPRTTAVLVGLAAVALALDAVDGQVARRTGTVTPLGARFDMEVDALLVLVLSVHVAPGIGWWVLAVGLWRYLLLAVAAAAPWLRRQVPARRWRKVVAAVQGVVLVVAATHLLAPSVLVAALTLALALLTASFGTEVRELWRLRALAPATRHEPSDSGARGPLLRLGPVADP from the coding sequence ATGATCCCGTCCGGGCCGGCCGTGGGCATGGTCGGCGTCGTGAGCCTCCTCGCTGCGCTGCACGAGGTGGTCGGCCTGGGCCCGTCCGGCTGGGTTGCGGGAGTCGGCGCCGGGGCGGTCGTCGCCCTCAGCCTGGGCGGGGGACTCGTTGCCCGAGGCGACCTCGGACTCGGCCGGGCCAACCAGGTCACCCTGCTGCGGGCGGTTCTCGTCTGCGCCGTGACGGCGCTCGTCGCCGATGCCCAGGCGCTGGGTGCGTGGAGTGGTCCGGCGAGGACGAGCCCACGGACCACGGCCGTCCTCGTGGGGCTCGCTGCGGTCGCGCTGGCGCTTGACGCGGTCGACGGGCAGGTCGCGCGACGGACGGGGACGGTCACGCCGCTCGGGGCGCGCTTCGACATGGAGGTCGACGCCCTGCTGGTCCTGGTGCTCAGCGTCCACGTCGCCCCCGGCATCGGCTGGTGGGTGCTGGCCGTCGGCCTGTGGCGCTACCTCCTGCTGGCTGTGGCCGCGGCGGCGCCGTGGCTCCGACGCCAGGTCCCCGCCCGTCGGTGGCGCAAGGTGGTGGCGGCCGTCCAGGGGGTCGTCCTCGTCGTCGCGGCCACGCACCTGCTCGCCCCCTCGGTCCTCGTCGCGGCCCTGACCCTCGCCCTCGCGCTGCTCACCGCGTCCTTCGGCACCGAGGTGCGCGAGCTGTGGCGCCTTCGGGCCCTCGCCCCGGCCACCCGACACGAGCCCTCCGACTCCGGAGCGCGCGGCCCGTTGCTCCGTCTCGGTCCGGTGGCTGACCCGTGA
- a CDS encoding zinc-dependent alcohol dehydrogenase, producing the protein MSTGARAFWLAEPGRGEIREVRVPDPGPGDVRVRTLRTAVSRGTETLVFRGEVPASQRAAMRAPHQEGDFPAPVKYGYLNVGVVEEGPPALTGRTVFCLYPHQTAYVVPTEAVVVVPEGVPPSRAVLAGTVETAVNALWDAPPLLGDRVAVVGGGMVGCCVALLLGRFPGTTVTLVDADPSRASVAARIGVGFARPDEDLSAVHGCDLVIHTSATSAGLQLSLDLLAAEGTVVELSWYGDAPVQLALGGAFHSSRLGIRASQVGAVAAARRSRFTPTQRLSLALDLLRDPAFDALLTGSSPFEELPRVMAGLADGTLPAICHSITYGSEQPCSA; encoded by the coding sequence GTGTCCACTGGCGCACGCGCGTTCTGGCTCGCCGAGCCGGGCAGGGGCGAGATCCGGGAGGTCCGGGTCCCTGACCCGGGCCCCGGCGACGTGCGGGTGCGGACACTGCGCACCGCGGTGAGCCGCGGCACCGAGACGCTGGTCTTCCGGGGCGAGGTCCCGGCCTCCCAACGCGCCGCGATGCGCGCTCCGCACCAGGAGGGCGACTTCCCGGCTCCCGTGAAGTACGGCTACCTCAACGTGGGCGTCGTCGAGGAGGGACCACCCGCTCTGACCGGCCGAACCGTCTTCTGCCTGTACCCGCACCAGACGGCGTACGTCGTGCCGACGGAGGCAGTGGTGGTCGTCCCCGAGGGGGTGCCGCCGTCTCGGGCGGTCCTGGCCGGCACCGTCGAGACCGCGGTCAACGCGCTCTGGGACGCGCCGCCCCTGCTGGGGGACCGGGTGGCCGTGGTGGGCGGCGGCATGGTCGGGTGCTGCGTCGCCCTGCTTCTCGGCCGGTTCCCGGGAACCACGGTGACCCTGGTCGACGCAGATCCCTCCCGTGCCAGCGTGGCCGCCCGGATCGGCGTCGGCTTCGCCCGGCCCGACGAGGACCTGTCGGCGGTGCACGGGTGTGACCTCGTCATCCACACGAGTGCCACGTCCGCCGGGCTCCAGCTGTCGCTCGACCTCCTCGCGGCCGAGGGCACCGTGGTCGAGCTCAGCTGGTACGGCGACGCACCGGTGCAGCTGGCCCTGGGCGGCGCCTTCCACTCGTCGCGCCTCGGCATCCGGGCGAGCCAGGTCGGGGCCGTGGCCGCCGCCCGCCGCTCGAGATTCACGCCGACACAGCGGCTGTCGCTGGCCCTCGACCTGCTGAGGGACCCGGCCTTCGACGCCCTCCTCACCGGCTCGTCCCCGTTCGAGGAGCTGCCGAGGGTGATGGCCGGGCTCGCGGACGGCACCCTGCCCGCCATCTGTCACTCCATCACCTACGGATCGGAGCAGCCATGTTCAGCGTGA
- a CDS encoding lysylphosphatidylglycerol synthase domain-containing protein, which produces MRRGLDWVRPVSGAAIVVVLLWQVGAAPLLAAVRRLDGGSLALACTVVAMSTVCSAWRWVLVARGLGVALSLRSAVAACYRSQFLNLALPGGVLGDVHRGVRHGCDVSDVGKGLRSVVWERSAGQVVQVMVAVPVLVLLPSPLRSWVPAAGVAVLAGAVATALLARTGRIGAPALLRTWRAAVSELRAGVLGRHTWPGVVAASAVAVAGHVGVFVIAARLAGSSATTSRLLPLALFVLLAMTVPFNVGGWGAREGASAWAFGAAGLGAAQGFTVAVVYGMLVLAAALPGALVLLGAWPRAGAGRHA; this is translated from the coding sequence ATGCGCCGCGGTCTGGATTGGGTGCGCCCGGTCAGCGGCGCCGCGATCGTCGTCGTCCTGCTGTGGCAGGTGGGGGCCGCGCCCCTGCTGGCCGCCGTGCGTCGGCTCGATGGAGGCTCCTTGGCCCTGGCGTGCACCGTCGTGGCGATGAGCACCGTGTGCTCCGCGTGGCGCTGGGTACTCGTCGCCCGTGGACTCGGTGTCGCCCTCTCTCTGCGGTCAGCCGTCGCGGCGTGCTATCGGTCGCAGTTCCTCAACCTCGCCCTACCCGGGGGCGTGCTCGGGGACGTGCACCGTGGGGTGCGTCATGGTTGCGACGTCTCGGACGTCGGCAAGGGCCTGCGCTCCGTGGTCTGGGAGCGGTCAGCCGGCCAGGTGGTCCAGGTGATGGTCGCGGTCCCCGTCCTCGTGCTCCTCCCGTCGCCCCTTCGCTCGTGGGTGCCCGCGGCCGGCGTCGCCGTGCTCGCGGGGGCGGTCGCGACGGCGCTGCTGGCCCGGACCGGGCGCATCGGCGCTCCGGCCCTCCTGCGCACCTGGCGCGCGGCGGTGTCCGAGCTCCGCGCAGGAGTGCTCGGCAGGCACACCTGGCCGGGCGTCGTCGCCGCCTCGGCAGTGGCCGTCGCCGGACACGTGGGCGTCTTCGTCATCGCAGCACGGCTGGCCGGCTCCAGCGCCACGACGTCGCGACTGCTCCCGTTGGCCCTCTTCGTGCTCCTCGCGATGACCGTGCCCTTCAACGTCGGGGGCTGGGGGGCGCGCGAAGGCGCCTCGGCGTGGGCGTTCGGCGCAGCGGGCCTCGGAGCGGCGCAGGGCTTCACGGTCGCCGTCGTCTACGGCATGCTCGTGCTCGCGGCGGCGCTGCCGGGTGCCCTGGTGCTGCTCGGGGCGTGGCCCCGCGCGGGGGCGGGGCGCCATGCCTGA
- a CDS encoding glycosyltransferase family 4 protein translates to MTDLHLVVPSAVDDPGRPSGGNTYDRRVAEYLPSLGWTVHEHAMPGDWPQPGGRALGTLARVLSGFPDGAVLLVDGLVASSAADVLLPEAGRLRIVVLVHLPLSVMDEGPSPGQPRDPSRTADAARPGGGGRLSEGERRVLSAAAAVVATSEWTRRWLVDRLTLTPDHVVVARPGVDAAALAPGTATGGELLCVAAVTPAKGHDQLVSALALVADLDWRCVCAGSLTLEPDFVHAVREQARRAGIADRTDLVGPLGRADLDRAYAAADLVVHASRAETYGMVVTEALARGLPVVATAVGGVPETLGTTPEGDRPGLLVGAGATEELGGALRQWLVDPALRRRLRSLARQRRDQLTEWARTAQEISEVLHQVSGGERR, encoded by the coding sequence GTGACCGACCTGCACCTCGTCGTCCCCAGCGCCGTGGACGACCCGGGGCGGCCGAGCGGTGGCAACACCTACGACCGTCGAGTCGCCGAGTACCTCCCGTCGCTCGGGTGGACCGTCCACGAGCATGCGATGCCGGGGGACTGGCCGCAGCCCGGGGGCAGGGCGCTCGGCACCCTGGCCCGGGTCCTGTCAGGCTTCCCCGACGGTGCGGTGCTGCTCGTCGACGGACTGGTCGCGTCGTCCGCGGCGGACGTCCTCCTCCCGGAGGCCGGGCGGCTGCGCATCGTGGTGCTGGTCCACCTGCCACTCTCCGTCATGGACGAGGGGCCGTCTCCGGGCCAGCCGCGTGACCCGTCCCGCACCGCCGATGCTGCCCGCCCCGGTGGCGGCGGCCGTCTCAGCGAAGGCGAGCGGCGAGTGCTGTCCGCGGCGGCTGCGGTCGTGGCGACGAGCGAGTGGACGCGCCGATGGCTCGTGGACCGCCTGACGCTCACCCCGGACCACGTGGTCGTCGCCCGACCGGGCGTCGACGCCGCAGCGCTGGCCCCTGGGACCGCGACGGGCGGCGAGCTGCTCTGCGTCGCAGCCGTGACCCCGGCGAAGGGCCACGACCAGCTCGTCTCCGCCCTGGCCCTCGTCGCCGACCTCGACTGGCGGTGCGTGTGTGCCGGCTCGCTGACGCTCGAACCCGACTTCGTCCATGCGGTCCGCGAGCAGGCTCGTCGGGCCGGGATCGCGGACCGGACCGACCTCGTCGGCCCGCTCGGTCGTGCCGACCTCGACCGCGCCTACGCGGCCGCTGACCTCGTCGTGCACGCCTCCCGCGCCGAGACCTACGGGATGGTGGTCACCGAGGCGCTCGCCCGGGGGCTCCCCGTCGTCGCGACCGCGGTGGGCGGCGTGCCGGAGACCCTGGGCACCACGCCGGAGGGGGACCGCCCGGGACTGCTGGTGGGAGCAGGTGCGACCGAAGAGCTCGGCGGCGCACTGCGACAGTGGCTCGTCGACCCCGCTCTCCGACGACGGCTTCGGTCCCTGGCCCGGCAGCGGAGGGATCAGCTGACGGAGTGGGCGCGCACGGCGCAGGAGATCTCTGAGGTCCTCCACCAAGTGAGCGGCGGTGAGCGGCGGTGA
- the guaB gene encoding IMP dehydrogenase, translated as MQLGTNDVPSPFENLGLTYDDVLLLPGYSDLAPTDIDTSTRLTRELTIKSPLISAAMDTVTEARMAIAMAREGGIGVLHRNLSIADQAYQVDLVKRTQTGIISNPITIGADATLEDLDQKCGEYRVSGLPVVDGDKRLIGIVTNRDLRFTPVKEWATTRVHEVMTPMPLITGPEGISREDATLLLRQHKRERLPLVDEQGHLVGLITVKDFVKGEQFPNASQDGAGRLMVGAAIGYFGDAWERATTLIEAGVDVLVADTAHGHVRMLVEMVARLKSDPATRHVQVIGGNVATRDGAQAFVDAGADAIKVGVGPGSICTTRIVTGVGAPQVTAVHAASLAARPAGVPVIADGGLQYSGDIAKAIVAGAESVMIGSLLAGCEESPGELIFVNGKQFKSYRGMGSLGAMSSRGKKSYSKDRYFQAEVDTDDKLVPEGIEGRVAYRGPLSQVAHQMVGGLRQSMFYVGARTIPELQEKGTFVRITSASLKESHPHDIQGIVEAPNYTVG; from the coding sequence ATGCAGCTCGGTACGAATGACGTCCCCTCCCCGTTCGAGAACCTCGGCCTCACCTACGACGACGTCCTGCTCCTCCCCGGATACAGCGACCTGGCTCCCACCGACATCGACACCTCGACGCGCCTGACCCGCGAGCTGACGATCAAGTCGCCGCTGATCTCCGCCGCGATGGACACCGTCACCGAGGCCCGGATGGCCATCGCCATGGCCCGTGAGGGCGGCATCGGCGTGCTGCATCGCAACCTCTCGATCGCGGACCAGGCCTACCAGGTCGACCTCGTCAAGCGCACACAGACCGGGATCATCTCCAACCCGATCACCATCGGCGCGGACGCGACGCTCGAGGACCTCGACCAGAAGTGCGGCGAGTACCGCGTCTCCGGGCTCCCCGTCGTCGACGGCGACAAGCGGCTGATCGGCATCGTCACCAACCGCGACCTGCGCTTCACCCCGGTCAAGGAGTGGGCGACCACCCGGGTCCACGAGGTCATGACCCCGATGCCGCTCATCACCGGGCCCGAGGGCATCAGCCGTGAGGACGCGACTCTCCTGCTGAGACAGCACAAGCGCGAGCGGCTTCCCCTGGTCGACGAGCAGGGTCACCTCGTCGGGCTGATCACGGTCAAGGACTTCGTCAAGGGCGAGCAGTTCCCCAATGCCAGCCAGGACGGGGCAGGGCGGCTCATGGTCGGCGCCGCCATCGGCTACTTCGGCGACGCCTGGGAGCGGGCGACGACGCTCATCGAGGCAGGGGTCGACGTCCTCGTGGCCGACACGGCCCACGGGCACGTCCGGATGCTCGTCGAGATGGTCGCCCGGCTCAAGTCCGACCCGGCGACCCGGCACGTCCAGGTCATCGGCGGCAACGTCGCGACCCGTGACGGCGCCCAGGCCTTCGTCGACGCAGGGGCCGATGCGATCAAGGTCGGCGTCGGGCCCGGCTCCATCTGCACGACGCGCATCGTCACCGGCGTCGGCGCCCCGCAGGTCACGGCCGTCCACGCCGCGTCGCTGGCGGCCAGGCCGGCGGGCGTGCCGGTCATCGCCGACGGCGGCCTCCAGTACTCCGGCGACATCGCCAAGGCCATCGTCGCCGGCGCCGAGTCCGTCATGATCGGCTCGCTGCTCGCCGGCTGCGAGGAGTCGCCCGGTGAGCTGATCTTCGTCAACGGCAAGCAGTTCAAGAGCTATCGCGGGATGGGCTCCCTGGGGGCGATGAGCTCGCGCGGCAAGAAGTCCTACTCCAAGGACCGCTACTTCCAGGCCGAGGTCGACACGGACGACAAGCTCGTGCCCGAGGGCATCGAGGGGCGCGTCGCCTACCGTGGCCCGCTCTCGCAGGTCGCGCACCAGATGGTCGGCGGTCTGCGCCAGTCGATGTTCTACGTCGGTGCGCGGACCATTCCGGAGCTCCAGGAGAAGGGCACGTTCGTCCGCATCACCTCCGCCTCGCTCAAGGAGAGCCACCCCCACGACATCCAGGGGATCGTCGAGGCGCCCAACTACACGGTGGGCTGA
- a CDS encoding 6-pyruvoyl trahydropterin synthase family protein has protein sequence MFSVTVRDHMMVAHSFRGEIFGPAQRLHGATFVVDVTFRGPALDRDNVLVDIGLATSEVHEVVSDLNYRNLDDEPAFAGVNTSAEALAKAVADRVAERVHGGRLRDAAQQVTEISVTLRESHVAWAGYERPL, from the coding sequence ATGTTCAGCGTGACGGTGCGGGACCACATGATGGTCGCCCACAGCTTCCGCGGAGAGATCTTCGGACCGGCCCAGCGCCTCCACGGTGCGACCTTCGTGGTGGACGTGACCTTTCGGGGTCCGGCGCTCGACCGCGACAACGTCCTGGTCGACATCGGTCTGGCCACGAGCGAGGTCCACGAGGTCGTCAGCGACCTCAACTACCGCAACCTCGACGACGAGCCGGCCTTCGCCGGGGTCAACACCTCGGCCGAGGCGCTGGCCAAGGCCGTCGCGGACCGTGTCGCGGAGCGAGTCCACGGCGGGCGCCTGCGCGACGCCGCCCAGCAGGTCACCGAGATCTCGGTGACCCTCCGTGAGTCGCACGTCGCCTGGGCCGGCTACGAGCGGCCCTTGTGA
- a CDS encoding CDP-alcohol phosphatidyltransferase encodes MSRWLLTAVAAGLVWFALAAPESASRLGLLSLVRVPIEGLVLVVLLLVLRGRPRAWLEALIGVVLALLVIVRVLDLGFRSALYRPFNPVTDWRYAGSAAELLAGSVGPGPALVILAASALAVLGLVVGTPLAVARLSRVVNHHRRTSLPAVLALALVWVGCAAAGLSIQPDLPVASSSAAALAVREVTTTRANLRDRDVFATMIPADPWQQSRDADLLLALRGKDVLLVFVESYGRVAVEGSPAVSTALDAATAQLDAAGYSSRSAWLTSPTFGGTSWLAHATLQSGLWVDSQQRYDQLLDARRLTLTGAFSRAGWRVVDVVPANRRDWPEGKAFYGYDLVYDARTLGYAGPGFGYAPMPDQYTLAAFNRLELEPSPREPVMAEIDLVSSHVPWAPLPHAVSWASIGYGSVFLAQAGRATPQSVVWSSNTTVRTAYGQSVAYSLDSTFSLLGHVRDRDLVLVVLGDHQPAPIVSGPGGGHDVPISVVARDPAVLDRIAAWGWSEGLRPGPRSPVWRMDRFRDRFLAAYGPGPGG; translated from the coding sequence GTGAGCAGGTGGCTTCTCACCGCCGTGGCGGCCGGGCTCGTGTGGTTCGCCCTGGCGGCCCCCGAGAGTGCGTCACGGCTGGGCCTCCTGAGCCTCGTGCGCGTTCCGATAGAGGGGCTCGTGCTCGTGGTCCTGCTGCTGGTCCTCCGCGGCAGACCACGGGCCTGGCTGGAGGCCCTCATCGGCGTGGTCCTCGCGCTGCTCGTCATCGTCCGGGTGCTCGACCTCGGGTTCCGCTCGGCCCTCTACCGTCCGTTCAACCCGGTCACCGACTGGCGGTACGCAGGGTCGGCAGCGGAGCTGCTGGCGGGCTCCGTCGGGCCCGGACCCGCCCTCGTCATCCTCGCCGCGAGCGCCCTTGCCGTCCTGGGCCTCGTCGTGGGCACGCCACTGGCCGTGGCTCGGCTCTCGCGCGTCGTCAACCACCACCGAAGGACGTCGCTCCCGGCCGTCCTGGCGCTGGCCCTGGTGTGGGTCGGGTGCGCGGCCGCAGGCCTCAGCATCCAGCCGGACCTCCCCGTCGCCTCGTCGAGCGCGGCCGCCCTTGCGGTCCGTGAGGTCACCACGACGCGGGCGAACCTGCGCGACCGCGACGTGTTCGCCACGATGATCCCGGCCGATCCGTGGCAGCAGAGCCGCGACGCCGACCTGCTCCTCGCGTTGCGGGGCAAGGACGTCCTCCTCGTCTTCGTCGAGAGCTACGGGCGGGTCGCGGTCGAGGGCTCACCCGCAGTGTCGACGGCGCTCGACGCGGCAACAGCGCAGCTCGACGCTGCTGGTTACTCGAGCCGGAGCGCCTGGCTGACCTCGCCGACCTTCGGCGGCACCAGCTGGCTCGCGCACGCCACCCTCCAGTCCGGCCTGTGGGTCGACAGCCAGCAGCGCTACGACCAGCTCCTCGACGCTCGACGGCTCACCCTCACTGGAGCGTTCTCCCGAGCGGGATGGCGTGTGGTCGACGTCGTCCCGGCCAACCGGCGGGACTGGCCCGAGGGGAAGGCGTTCTACGGCTACGACCTCGTCTACGACGCGCGCACCCTCGGGTACGCCGGGCCGGGGTTCGGCTATGCCCCCATGCCGGACCAGTACACGTTGGCCGCCTTCAACCGCCTCGAGCTGGAGCCATCCCCCCGAGAGCCGGTCATGGCCGAGATCGACCTCGTGTCGAGCCACGTGCCGTGGGCCCCGCTGCCGCACGCGGTGAGCTGGGCCTCCATCGGGTACGGCTCGGTCTTTCTCGCCCAGGCGGGCCGGGCCACGCCGCAGTCGGTCGTGTGGAGCAGCAACACCACGGTGCGCACGGCCTACGGCCAGAGCGTGGCCTACTCCCTCGACAGCACGTTCTCCTTGCTGGGGCACGTTCGGGACCGGGACCTCGTCCTCGTGGTGCTCGGTGACCACCAACCCGCGCCGATCGTCTCCGGCCCCGGCGGCGGCCACGACGTTCCCATCAGTGTCGTCGCGCGCGACCCCGCGGTCCTGGACCGGATCGCGGCCTGGGGCTGGAGCGAGGGGCTGCGGCCCGGTCCCCGGTCTCCCGTGTGGCGGATGGACCGGTTCCGGGACCGGTTCCTCGCGGCCTACGGCCCCGGTCCAGGTGGCTGA
- a CDS encoding GMC oxidoreductase has product MTQAYDHDIVVIGSGFGGSVAALRLAEKGYRVHVYEAGRRFADEDFAETSWNLRRYLWAPRLGCYGVQRIHRLPHCLVLAGAGVGGGSLNYANTLYIPPEPFFRDPQWAGITDWQGELAPHYATAQRMLGVVENPCEGRVEQLMRDTANDLGVGRTFRKTPVGVFFGEPGKRVPDPYFGGQGPDRAGCTECGNCMVGCKVGAKNTLVKNYLALAERRGVTIEPLRTVTALRPLDPARPETGYAVTTVRSGAWTSRGKAARTVTAAQVVIAAGAWGTAELLQTMKTTDLPRLSPRLGELTRTNSEALGGAMTTRVPDGIDLTKGVAITSSFHINDTTHVENVRYGKGSNAMGFLAIMQVDGGGRLPRWLRFLGLAVQRPHVFLRSLSKRRWSERSVIALVMQTTDNSIRVSRKRGLLGAHLTSSDGHGTPSPTYIPEGNAAVRAMARRLQQVTGIRAEAGSSIGEIVDIPLTAHFIGGAVISDTPAGGVVDPYHRVWSYPGLHVVDGAAISANLGVNPSLTITAMAERALSLWPAKGQPDPRPEQGRAYERLVAEPPVPAGT; this is encoded by the coding sequence ATGACGCAGGCGTACGACCACGACATCGTGGTGATCGGATCGGGTTTCGGCGGGTCGGTGGCGGCCCTCCGGCTGGCCGAGAAGGGCTACCGGGTCCACGTGTACGAGGCCGGTCGGCGGTTCGCCGACGAGGACTTCGCCGAGACCAGCTGGAACCTGCGACGCTACCTCTGGGCTCCGCGCCTCGGCTGCTACGGGGTCCAGCGCATCCACCGCCTGCCGCACTGCCTCGTGCTGGCGGGTGCGGGAGTCGGTGGGGGTTCGCTCAACTACGCGAACACGCTCTACATCCCGCCGGAGCCGTTCTTCCGGGACCCCCAGTGGGCGGGCATCACGGACTGGCAGGGGGAGCTGGCCCCTCACTACGCCACCGCCCAGCGGATGCTCGGCGTCGTCGAGAACCCCTGTGAGGGTCGTGTCGAACAGCTGATGCGTGACACCGCCAACGACCTGGGCGTCGGTCGGACCTTCCGCAAGACCCCCGTCGGGGTCTTCTTCGGCGAGCCGGGCAAGCGGGTCCCGGATCCGTACTTCGGGGGGCAGGGCCCCGACCGCGCCGGGTGCACCGAGTGCGGCAACTGCATGGTCGGGTGCAAGGTCGGCGCCAAGAACACCCTCGTCAAGAACTACCTGGCACTCGCCGAGCGACGCGGGGTCACCATCGAGCCGCTCCGGACCGTGACCGCTCTGCGCCCGCTCGACCCCGCCCGCCCCGAGACCGGCTACGCCGTGACCACGGTGCGATCCGGCGCGTGGACGAGCCGCGGCAAGGCGGCCCGCACGGTCACCGCGGCCCAGGTGGTCATCGCCGCCGGGGCGTGGGGGACGGCCGAGCTCCTCCAGACGATGAAGACGACCGACCTGCCCCGGCTCTCGCCGCGGCTCGGCGAGCTGACCCGGACCAACTCCGAGGCGCTCGGCGGGGCCATGACGACGCGCGTCCCCGACGGGATCGACCTGACCAAGGGAGTGGCGATCACCTCGAGCTTCCACATCAACGACACGACCCACGTCGAGAACGTCCGCTACGGCAAGGGGTCCAACGCGATGGGTTTCCTCGCGATCATGCAGGTCGACGGAGGTGGACGGTTGCCTCGCTGGCTCAGGTTCCTCGGCCTGGCAGTCCAACGGCCCCACGTCTTCCTGCGCAGCCTCTCGAAGCGCCGATGGAGCGAGCGGAGCGTCATCGCCCTCGTCATGCAGACGACGGACAACTCGATCCGGGTGTCACGCAAACGCGGCCTGCTCGGGGCGCACCTGACGTCGAGCGACGGACATGGCACCCCCAGCCCGACGTACATCCCCGAGGGGAACGCGGCCGTGCGCGCGATGGCCCGTCGGTTGCAGCAGGTGACCGGCATCCGCGCCGAGGCGGGCTCGTCGATCGGCGAGATCGTCGACATCCCACTGACGGCGCACTTCATCGGCGGTGCGGTCATCTCCGACACGCCGGCCGGCGGCGTCGTCGACCCCTACCACCGGGTGTGGAGCTACCCCGGCCTGCACGTCGTCGACGGCGCGGCCATCTCCGCGAACCTCGGAGTCAACCCCAGCCTGACCATCACCGCGATGGCCGAGCGGGCCCTGTCCCTGTGGCCGGCGAAGGGCCAGCCTGACCCGCGCCCGGAACAGGGCCGCGCCTACGAGCGGCTCGTCGCGGAACCACCGGTCCCAGCGGGCACCTGA